In Chlamydia serpentis, the following are encoded in one genomic region:
- a CDS encoding metal ABC transporter solute-binding protein, Zn/Mn family, translating into MQMACIFKIKYWMLCLVVCVATAGCTMSMHQSQNSPPCVLSMNRMISDCVQRVVGDKLTNLVLIEGSLDPHAYEMVKGDEDKIAGSTLIFCNGLGLEHTLSLRKHLENNSRVINIGERLIARGVFTPLEEGGVCDPHIWMDLSIWKEAVIEIADTLSQRFPEWSAEFKVNAIQLVQEILALDAWAKKCLSTVPESSRYLVSGHNAFSYFTRHYLATPQEVDSGEWRSRCISPEGLSPEAQISVRDIMTVVDYINEHDVRVIFPEDTLNQDALKKIVACLKKNHLVRLAKKPLYSDNVCDDYFNTFRHNVRLITEELGGVAVELQE; encoded by the coding sequence ATGCAAATGGCATGTATATTTAAAATAAAATATTGGATGCTCTGTTTAGTTGTATGCGTTGCAACTGCTGGATGTACAATGTCAATGCATCAGAGTCAAAATTCTCCTCCTTGTGTATTATCTATGAATCGCATGATTTCTGACTGCGTTCAAAGAGTCGTTGGGGATAAGCTTACTAATCTTGTTTTGATAGAAGGATCCCTAGATCCTCATGCCTATGAAATGGTAAAGGGAGATGAGGATAAGATTGCAGGGAGTACGCTAATTTTCTGTAACGGTCTAGGGCTTGAGCATACGTTAAGTTTGCGAAAGCATTTAGAAAATAATTCAAGGGTAATCAATATAGGGGAGCGTTTAATCGCGCGTGGGGTATTTACTCCTTTGGAAGAAGGGGGCGTTTGTGATCCTCATATCTGGATGGATCTATCTATTTGGAAGGAAGCTGTTATAGAAATTGCTGACACACTTAGTCAGAGGTTCCCTGAATGGTCTGCTGAATTTAAAGTAAATGCTATCCAGCTTGTTCAAGAAATTCTTGCTTTAGATGCTTGGGCAAAAAAATGCTTGAGTACGGTTCCTGAGAGCTCTCGATATCTTGTATCAGGCCATAATGCCTTTAGTTATTTCACTCGCCATTATTTAGCTACTCCTCAAGAAGTTGATAGTGGAGAATGGAGGTCGCGTTGCATTTCACCCGAAGGTTTATCCCCGGAAGCTCAAATTAGTGTTCGTGATATTATGACGGTTGTAGATTATATTAACGAACATGATGTTCGAGTGATCTTTCCTGAGGATACTTTGAATCAGGACGCTTTAAAAAAAATAGTTGCTTGTCTAAAGAAAAATCATCTTGTCCGTCTAGCTAAAAAACCATTGTATAGTGATAATGTTTGTGATGATTATTTTAACACTTTTAGACATAACGTACGCCTTATTACTGAAGAGCTAGGGGGAGTTGCTGTTGAATTACAAGAATGA
- a CDS encoding metal ABC transporter permease, giving the protein MVLGVSPYYGVSFFQFFLVFFSRLFSGRLFSSSLYIDDVQVIVFLAISCSGAFAGTFLVLKKMAMYANAVSHTVLFGLVCVCLFTHQLTTLSLSTLTLAATATALLTGFLIYFIRNTFKVGEESSTAFVFSLLFSLSLVLLVFITRNAHIGTELVLGNADSLNQGDIFPVAIVVLANAMIAIFAFRSLVCTSFDCVFATSLGIPTRLVDYLIIFQLSACLVGAFKAVGVLMALAFLIIPTLIGKIIAKSIGGLMGWSLVFSLATSFLAPACSRAILSAYGVGLSTSGISVVLLTAMYVFVKLTSYFRNNFTKNFEKGHQNSLES; this is encoded by the coding sequence ATGGTTTTGGGAGTTTCTCCATATTATGGAGTATCTTTTTTTCAATTTTTTTTAGTGTTTTTTTCGCGGTTGTTTTCCGGAAGACTTTTTTCTAGTTCTCTATATATTGATGACGTTCAGGTTATAGTTTTTCTTGCTATTTCTTGTTCGGGTGCATTTGCAGGAACATTTTTGGTCTTAAAGAAAATGGCTATGTATGCTAATGCGGTATCTCATACTGTACTTTTTGGTTTGGTCTGTGTTTGTTTATTTACACATCAGCTCACTACCTTATCTTTGAGTACGTTAACTCTTGCGGCAACGGCAACGGCTTTACTTACAGGTTTTCTTATCTACTTTATTCGTAATACATTTAAAGTTGGAGAGGAGAGCAGCACAGCTTTTGTCTTTTCTTTATTATTTTCTCTTAGTCTAGTCTTATTAGTCTTTATAACAAGGAACGCTCATATAGGAACAGAACTTGTATTAGGAAACGCAGATTCTTTAAATCAAGGAGATATTTTTCCTGTGGCTATTGTTGTTTTAGCTAATGCTATGATTGCTATCTTTGCATTTCGTAGTTTAGTGTGTACTTCCTTTGACTGTGTATTTGCGACGTCCTTGGGAATACCAACTCGATTAGTTGATTATTTAATTATATTTCAACTTTCTGCATGTCTTGTAGGGGCTTTTAAGGCTGTAGGCGTGCTGATGGCTCTTGCTTTTTTAATTATTCCTACACTTATTGGTAAGATTATAGCCAAATCGATAGGTGGTCTTATGGGTTGGTCTCTAGTCTTTAGTCTTGCCACTTCATTTTTAGCCCCTGCTTGTTCACGAGCTATTTTAAGTGCTTATGGCGTTGGTTTATCGACTTCAGGGATATCTGTGGTGCTTTTGACAGCTATGTATGTCTTTGTTAAGCTTACGAGCTATTTTAGAAATAATTTCACTAAAAATTTTGAAAAAGGACATCAAAACAGTTTAGAATCATAA
- the npt1 gene encoding NTP/NDP exchange transporter Npt1 — protein MTKTEEKPFGKLRSFLWPIHTHELKKVLPMFLMFFCITFNYTVLRDTKDTLIVGAPGSGAEAIPFIKFWLVVPCAIIFMLIYAKLSNILSKQSLFYTVITPFLLFFALFPTVIYPLRDTLHPTDFADRLQALLPSGLLGLVAILRNWTFAAFYVLAELWGSVMLSLMFWGFANEITKIHEAKRFYALFGIGANVALLASGRAIVWASKLRAAVSEGVDPWGFSLTILMSMTIVSGIVLMLSYWWINRHVLTDPRFYNPEEMQKVKKGVKTKMNMKDSFLYLARSPYILLLALLVISYGICINLIEVTWKSQLKIQYPNMNDYSQFMGNFSFWTGVVSVFIMLFVGGNVIRKFGWLTGALVTPVMVLLTGIIFFTLVIFRDKASGLVAMFGTTPLMLAVVVGAIQNILSKSTKYALFDSTKEMAYIPLDQEQKVKGKAAIDVVGARFGKSGGALIQQGLLVICGSIGAMTPYLAVILLVIIAIWLVSATKLNKLFLAQSALKEKEVSQEAASVQTRTSEDPATASS, from the coding sequence ATGACAAAAACCGAAGAAAAACCTTTTGGAAAATTGCGCTCTTTCCTGTGGCCAATACACACTCACGAGCTAAAGAAAGTTTTGCCAATGTTCCTAATGTTCTTCTGTATTACATTTAACTATACGGTACTACGCGATACAAAGGACACTCTTATTGTAGGGGCTCCTGGCTCTGGTGCAGAAGCAATTCCCTTTATTAAATTTTGGCTTGTTGTCCCCTGTGCTATTATCTTCATGCTTATTTATGCAAAATTAAGCAATATATTGAGTAAACAATCTTTATTCTACACTGTAATAACCCCATTTTTGCTTTTCTTTGCTTTGTTCCCCACCGTGATATATCCTCTCAGGGATACTTTACACCCTACAGATTTTGCTGACCGTTTACAAGCTCTCCTACCCTCAGGGTTATTAGGGCTTGTAGCCATTTTACGTAATTGGACATTTGCTGCGTTTTACGTACTTGCAGAGCTCTGGGGAAGTGTAATGCTATCCTTAATGTTTTGGGGATTTGCTAACGAGATTACTAAAATTCACGAAGCAAAGCGCTTTTATGCTCTTTTTGGTATAGGAGCTAACGTTGCTTTACTGGCTTCCGGTCGCGCCATTGTTTGGGCTTCCAAGCTTAGAGCTGCTGTATCTGAAGGTGTAGATCCATGGGGATTTTCTCTAACTATTTTAATGAGCATGACCATTGTGTCTGGTATTGTCCTTATGCTAAGCTATTGGTGGATCAATAGACATGTCCTTACTGATCCTCGCTTCTATAATCCAGAAGAAATGCAAAAGGTAAAGAAAGGCGTCAAAACTAAAATGAATATGAAAGATAGCTTCCTCTATCTTGCTAGATCCCCCTATATTCTGTTACTTGCCCTATTAGTTATCTCTTATGGTATTTGCATTAATTTGATTGAAGTAACTTGGAAAAGTCAGCTCAAAATACAGTATCCGAATATGAATGACTACAGCCAATTCATGGGGAACTTCTCCTTTTGGACTGGTGTAGTTTCTGTTTTCATTATGCTGTTTGTTGGCGGTAATGTTATTCGTAAGTTCGGATGGCTAACAGGAGCTTTAGTTACTCCTGTAATGGTTCTCTTAACAGGGATTATTTTCTTTACTCTAGTCATCTTTAGGGATAAAGCTTCTGGCCTCGTTGCTATGTTCGGTACAACACCATTAATGTTAGCTGTCGTTGTTGGTGCTATCCAAAACATACTTTCTAAATCTACAAAATATGCACTCTTTGACTCTACTAAAGAAATGGCCTACATTCCTTTAGATCAAGAGCAAAAAGTCAAAGGGAAAGCTGCTATTGATGTAGTTGGTGCTAGGTTTGGAAAATCAGGTGGTGCTTTAATCCAGCAAGGATTGCTCGTTATCTGTGGAAGTATTGGAGCTATGACACCTTATCTTGCAGTGATTCTTCTTGTTATCATTGCTATTTGGCTTGTCTCTGCAACTAAGTTAAATAAATTATTCTTGGCACAGTCTGCTCTTAAAGAAAAAGAAGTTTCTCAAGAAGCTGCATCAGTTCAAACAAGAACTTCAGAAGATCCAGCTACAGCTTCTTCATAG
- a CDS encoding metal ABC transporter ATP-binding protein, whose translation MNYKNETFWSVHNLCVNYERTAVLYHVSFSLGKGSLTAILGPNGAGKSTLLKASLGLVKPASGNIYFFNQKFKKVRQRIAYMPQRASVDWDFPMTVLDLVLMGCYSYKGMWGRISGDDRREAFRILERVGLESLADRQISQLSGGQQQRAFLARALMQKADLYLMDELFSAIDMASFKTSVEVLRELRDQGKTIVVVHHDLSHVRQLFDEVILLNKRLICYGSTHECLTSDTIFQTYGCEIELLEHTLKLSRGKQFGAC comes from the coding sequence TTGAATTACAAGAATGAGACTTTCTGGTCTGTACATAACTTGTGTGTAAACTATGAGCGTACAGCTGTTCTTTACCATGTATCGTTCTCTTTGGGAAAAGGGTCATTAACTGCTATTTTAGGTCCTAATGGAGCTGGTAAAAGTACTCTTTTAAAAGCTTCTTTAGGACTAGTCAAACCTGCTTCAGGTAATATTTATTTTTTTAATCAAAAATTTAAAAAAGTACGTCAACGCATTGCTTATATGCCTCAGAGGGCTAGTGTGGATTGGGATTTTCCCATGACTGTCCTAGATCTGGTTCTTATGGGGTGTTATAGTTACAAAGGAATGTGGGGGCGAATTTCTGGGGATGATCGAAGAGAAGCTTTTCGTATTTTAGAAAGAGTTGGCTTGGAATCTCTAGCAGATAGACAAATAAGCCAGCTATCAGGAGGACAGCAGCAAAGAGCGTTTTTAGCTCGGGCTTTGATGCAAAAAGCTGATTTATATCTTATGGATGAGTTGTTTTCGGCGATTGATATGGCTTCGTTTAAGACCTCTGTAGAGGTATTACGCGAGCTTCGAGATCAAGGCAAAACTATAGTTGTTGTTCATCATGACTTGAGTCATGTACGTCAGTTATTTGATGAAGTGATTTTATTGAATAAGCGTTTAATTTGCTACGGTTCGACTCATGAGTGCCTCACTAGTGATACTATTTTCCAAACCTATGGTTGTGAAATCGAACTTTTGGAACATACCTTGAAATTGTCTCGAGGAAAACAATTTGGAGCATGTTGA
- a CDS encoding DUF1389 domain-containing protein: MSCNPITSVSHTLLKNDCLCHKSYSLKHRTIARLVLGLLLALASVPLFIFLSAPISYAVGGTLALVALIVLIITLVKAVAKPSKVHPISKALLDIIYNRYPRKIFDFVKAEFLTVSEFKTFIGCLKSGLNLPLHLNKKAEAFGLASLETIDPTYLPEFEELLLNYCPLHWLFHFISKTQPLSWEALLSKEARTYNFLGPMACHKGHTTIFHPFIRPLISLISEEDYSTLLNLAQNNQWNTPLVEKVSKKLLKKREISSYSLGISKSYTSISQLLFLFFSHHVTWEQAKLLNLLSEEQWSLLHRLDNSTGHLQIAMFGGYLLTQTEMLNPDSLQYEPVLDYLTWEELKILGGKGDPSRLKDGCTLLQDLCSITKQHQNFLTRKHDIKRKMNEVLSTLPIYNFNMKLGKREKIK, translated from the coding sequence ATGAGTTGTAACCCGATAACATCAGTTTCGCACACATTATTAAAAAATGATTGCCTATGCCATAAATCTTATTCTTTGAAACATAGAACAATAGCCCGGCTTGTTCTTGGACTTCTTTTAGCTCTGGCTAGTGTACCTTTGTTTATTTTCTTGTCCGCTCCTATTAGCTATGCTGTTGGAGGAACCTTAGCACTTGTTGCGCTTATAGTATTGATTATAACTCTAGTTAAAGCGGTAGCTAAACCATCTAAAGTTCATCCAATCTCTAAAGCACTTTTAGATATTATTTATAACCGTTATCCCAGAAAAATTTTTGATTTTGTCAAAGCAGAATTCTTAACTGTTAGCGAATTCAAAACATTTATTGGTTGTTTGAAAAGTGGTTTAAACCTTCCCTTGCATTTAAATAAAAAGGCAGAAGCTTTTGGACTAGCAAGTCTGGAGACTATAGATCCAACCTATCTCCCTGAATTCGAAGAACTCCTTTTAAACTATTGTCCCCTACACTGGCTCTTTCATTTTATAAGTAAAACCCAACCTCTAAGCTGGGAAGCACTATTAAGTAAAGAAGCAAGAACTTATAATTTCCTTGGCCCCATGGCTTGTCATAAAGGGCACACGACTATTTTCCATCCATTTATACGTCCCCTTATTAGCTTAATCTCGGAAGAAGATTATAGCACCCTACTTAACCTAGCACAAAATAACCAGTGGAATACGCCGCTTGTAGAAAAAGTTTCTAAAAAATTATTAAAAAAACGCGAGATTTCCTCCTATAGCCTAGGGATTTCAAAAAGTTATACAAGCATCTCGCAGCTCTTATTTTTGTTCTTTTCTCATCATGTGACTTGGGAACAGGCAAAACTACTTAATCTTTTAAGCGAGGAACAGTGGTCGCTTCTTCATAGGCTTGATAACTCTACAGGGCACTTGCAAATAGCTATGTTTGGAGGCTATCTACTCACGCAAACCGAAATGCTCAATCCTGACTCCTTACAATACGAACCTGTGCTAGACTATTTAACATGGGAAGAGCTCAAAATTTTAGGAGGCAAAGGAGATCCTTCCAGGCTAAAAGACGGATGCACCTTACTTCAAGACTTATGCTCAATTACAAAACAGCATCAAAATTTCTTAACACGGAAGCACGATATTAAGCGCAAAATGAATGAAGTACTCTCTACTCTGCCAATTTATAACTTCAATATGAAATTAGGGAAAAGAGAGAAAATAAAGTAA
- the dxr gene encoding 1-deoxy-D-xylulose-5-phosphate reductoisomerase, producing MKHLAVLGSTGSIGRQTLEIVRRYPSKFKIIAMASYGNNSRLFFEQLEEFSPLAAAVYHEDVYKEACRRFSGIQFFLGQEGLIQLCVMDAVSMVVAASSGIEALPAILEAIKKRKMLALANKEILVCAGKLVSETAKQYNTQILPIDSEHNALYQCLEGRASEGIKKLVLTASGGPLFNKSLEELNRVTKQDILNHPIWNMGAKITVDSSTLVNKGLEIIEAYWLFDLKNIEITAVIHPQSLIHGMVELQDGSVISIMNPPDMLFPIQYALTAPERFPSPREGMDFSKKHTLDFFPIDEERFPSIRLARQVLEYQGSAGSFFNAANEILVHRFLSDEISWCDILQKLTTLMESHKVYACHSLEDILEVDGEARALAQEI from the coding sequence TTGAAACATTTAGCTGTTCTGGGGTCAACAGGTAGTATCGGTCGTCAAACATTAGAAATTGTTAGACGTTATCCTTCAAAATTTAAAATTATTGCGATGGCTTCTTATGGGAATAATTCAAGGTTGTTTTTTGAGCAACTTGAGGAATTTTCTCCTCTAGCTGCTGCGGTTTATCACGAAGATGTTTATAAAGAAGCCTGTCGCAGATTTTCCGGCATTCAATTTTTTCTAGGACAAGAAGGTTTGATACAGCTTTGTGTTATGGATGCAGTAAGCATGGTTGTTGCTGCTTCTTCCGGGATAGAGGCATTACCGGCTATTCTAGAGGCTATAAAAAAAAGAAAAATGCTGGCTTTAGCTAATAAAGAGATTTTAGTTTGTGCTGGGAAATTGGTGTCTGAGACAGCAAAGCAGTATAATACGCAGATTCTTCCAATAGATAGCGAACATAATGCTTTATACCAGTGTTTGGAGGGAAGAGCAAGTGAAGGAATTAAAAAGTTAGTTCTCACAGCTTCTGGAGGACCTTTGTTTAACAAGTCACTAGAAGAGCTGAATCGTGTGACAAAACAAGATATTTTGAACCATCCTATATGGAATATGGGGGCTAAAATAACTGTAGATTCTTCGACATTAGTGAATAAGGGACTCGAAATTATAGAGGCTTATTGGCTGTTTGACTTAAAAAATATCGAGATCACTGCTGTTATTCATCCTCAGAGCTTGATTCATGGTATGGTCGAGCTACAAGATGGCAGTGTGATTTCTATAATGAATCCTCCTGATATGCTTTTCCCAATACAATATGCTTTAACAGCTCCAGAGCGTTTCCCATCTCCTAGGGAGGGGATGGATTTTTCTAAGAAGCATACTCTAGACTTTTTCCCGATAGATGAGGAGCGATTTCCTAGCATTCGTTTAGCGCGGCAGGTATTAGAATATCAGGGATCTGCAGGAAGTTTTTTTAATGCAGCTAATGAAATTTTAGTGCATAGATTCCTTTCTGATGAGATTTCCTGGTGCGATATTTTGCAAAAATTAACGACTCTTATGGAATCTCATAAGGTTTATGCCTGCCACTCTCTAGAAGATATTTTGGAAGTAGATGGTGAAGCTAGAGCTCTTGCTCAAGAAATATAA
- a CDS encoding DUF1389 domain-containing protein, translating into MGAICLTQIPHLLFKNRCECHQDCSLKARTIARIALTIILAITSILTFLFCIAPVSYIVGGVLAGVTLTILILTLVAAIKHPRKPHPIPKKLLKIIKTNYPRPLVSFIIEKQLSFQEINQLIVHRRAQAGLPNALDDKLQEFGVKRLDKINFHSLDDIEILLSRYCPLYWFRLFTNLDEFHEDSSSKTIAQRAYQTLGRFVYQLEQTTIFQPLTYAILKEITPREQCQLRIYAKALWNHSEAKKICEQIYNRIDKSWHKRLKAEEGLLKDFPLTKEGVRHLLLLLSIYDMDPETQATLISGLDWKSWIWLCKFNTWGGHPFQIAKLGGFLSSCDKFFDDKSIPGGITWEEMASLVENNSKNHPDVQPAHALAAYLLTSCPYLSQKGLTQGSDLDQLMYDHVKNSPMYSINPETGARTLKGKYGVHLK; encoded by the coding sequence ATGGGCGCTATTTGTTTGACTCAAATACCTCATCTACTATTTAAAAATAGGTGTGAGTGCCATCAGGACTGTTCTTTAAAAGCAAGAACCATTGCTAGAATTGCTTTAACCATTATTCTAGCAATCACCAGTATTCTTACATTCCTTTTTTGTATAGCTCCTGTTAGTTATATTGTCGGAGGAGTTTTAGCTGGAGTAACCCTCACCATACTAATCTTAACCCTAGTCGCTGCGATAAAACATCCTAGAAAACCTCATCCTATTCCTAAAAAACTCTTGAAAATAATTAAAACAAATTATCCTCGTCCCCTAGTTAGCTTTATTATAGAAAAACAGCTCTCTTTCCAAGAGATTAATCAGCTTATTGTGCATAGACGTGCTCAAGCAGGTCTTCCCAACGCTTTGGATGACAAGCTGCAAGAATTTGGGGTCAAACGACTAGATAAAATAAACTTCCATAGTCTTGATGATATTGAAATCCTACTCAGTCGTTATTGCCCTCTATATTGGTTCAGACTCTTTACTAATCTTGATGAATTTCATGAAGACTCTTCTTCAAAAACGATTGCACAAAGGGCCTATCAAACTTTAGGACGCTTTGTGTACCAATTAGAACAGACTACTATCTTCCAACCATTAACTTATGCGATTTTGAAAGAAATTACTCCAAGAGAACAATGTCAGTTAAGAATATATGCTAAAGCGCTATGGAACCACTCTGAGGCTAAAAAAATCTGTGAACAAATATACAACAGAATAGACAAAAGCTGGCATAAGAGACTCAAGGCAGAGGAAGGACTGCTTAAAGACTTTCCATTAACTAAGGAAGGGGTTAGACACCTTCTCCTCTTATTGAGTATTTATGACATGGACCCAGAAACACAAGCTACTTTAATCTCTGGTTTAGACTGGAAATCTTGGATCTGGTTATGTAAGTTCAATACATGGGGCGGACATCCTTTTCAAATAGCAAAGTTAGGAGGGTTTCTCTCTTCCTGTGATAAATTTTTTGATGATAAGTCAATACCTGGAGGAATAACTTGGGAAGAAATGGCCTCTCTAGTAGAAAATAATTCTAAAAACCACCCTGATGTACAACCAGCACACGCTTTAGCAGCATATCTATTGACTAGTTGTCCCTATCTTAGTCAAAAAGGCCTGACACAAGGGAGCGACCTCGATCAACTTATGTATGATCATGTAAAAAATTCTCCTATGTATTCTATAAATCCAGAGACTGGGGCACGAACCCTTAAGGGGAAATATGGGGTGCATCTTAAATAA
- a CDS encoding iron chelate uptake ABC transporter family permease subunit encodes MLSCMFSDTIFLSSFLAVTLICVTTALWGTILLISKQPLLSESLSHASYPGLLIGALIAQYIFPLQDSIFYIVLFGCVTSILGYGIIVFLGKVCKLHKDAALCFVLVMFFALGVILASYVKDCNPAMYNRINAYLYGQAATLGFFEAGLAAVVFCASLIVLWLWYREIIVTTFDKDFAFTCGVKTILYEVISLIFVSLVIVSGVRSVGIVLISAMFVAPSLGARQLSDRLSTMLVLSACFGGISGALGSYISVAFGCHAVIGKQTVFVTLPTGPLVVVCSGVLACMCLLFSPKYGWVTRTFRKKCFSFSKHQEHLLKIFWHASHNCLENISVRDFVCSDKYQEYFGPKPFPTWRVWILEWKGYVIKESDRYRLTEKGKVKALGLVRAHRLWESYLVHSLDFSKENVHELAEEIEHVLTEELDNTLTEILNNPFYDPHQQIIPDKKREE; translated from the coding sequence ATGCTCAGCTGTATGTTTTCTGATACAATTTTCTTATCTAGTTTTTTAGCTGTCACTTTAATTTGTGTAACCACAGCCTTGTGGGGCACAATTCTTTTAATTAGTAAACAACCTCTTTTAAGTGAAAGCTTATCTCATGCTTCGTACCCAGGGCTTTTGATTGGTGCATTAATAGCGCAATATATTTTCCCATTGCAAGATTCTATTTTCTATATAGTCTTATTTGGATGTGTTACTTCGATATTAGGTTATGGGATTATTGTATTCCTAGGGAAAGTATGTAAATTACATAAAGATGCTGCCCTCTGTTTTGTCTTGGTAATGTTTTTTGCCCTTGGGGTTATTTTAGCGAGTTATGTGAAGGATTGCAATCCTGCAATGTATAATCGAATTAATGCTTATCTTTATGGACAAGCGGCAACGCTAGGTTTTTTTGAAGCAGGCTTGGCTGCGGTAGTATTTTGCGCCTCTTTAATTGTTTTGTGGTTATGGTATCGAGAGATTATTGTGACTACTTTTGATAAAGATTTTGCTTTTACTTGTGGCGTAAAGACTATTCTTTATGAAGTAATAAGTCTGATTTTTGTATCATTAGTGATTGTGAGTGGTGTGCGAAGTGTAGGAATCGTTTTAATTTCTGCAATGTTTGTAGCTCCTTCTTTAGGTGCTCGGCAGCTTTCAGATCGTTTAAGCACAATGCTTGTTTTATCTGCATGTTTTGGTGGGATTTCTGGAGCTTTAGGAAGTTATATTTCTGTGGCATTTGGATGTCATGCTGTTATAGGGAAGCAAACAGTTTTTGTCACATTGCCTACGGGACCTTTAGTTGTAGTTTGTTCTGGAGTATTAGCATGTATGTGTTTACTTTTTTCTCCAAAATATGGGTGGGTGACTCGAACTTTTCGTAAAAAGTGTTTTTCTTTTTCAAAACATCAAGAGCATCTCTTAAAGATATTTTGGCATGCGTCTCATAATTGCTTGGAGAATATTAGTGTTCGAGACTTTGTCTGTAGTGATAAATACCAGGAATACTTTGGCCCCAAACCTTTCCCTACATGGAGGGTTTGGATTTTAGAATGGAAAGGTTATGTGATCAAAGAAAGCGATCGTTATCGACTTACAGAAAAAGGCAAGGTTAAAGCTTTAGGGCTAGTCCGTGCTCATAGATTGTGGGAGTCGTATCTTGTACACTCTTTAGACTTTAGCAAAGAAAATGTTCATGAATTGGCTGAAGAGATAGAGCATGTTCTTACTGAAGAATTAGATAATACGCTGACAGAAATATTAAATAATCCTTTTTATGATCCCCATCAGCAAATTATCCCTGACAAAAAAAGGGAGGAGTAA